One Pseudodesulfovibrio cashew DNA window includes the following coding sequences:
- a CDS encoding HAD family hydrolase, which translates to MKKLDAIIFDFDGTLADVPLDFDLMKTRIAALGEVFLGERPVPGTTPALEWLEELVQQAMEWDEDEGKEFRSRGQLVITAMELDAAREGRLFEFTRPALELLRERGVAAGVITRNITPAVKTVFPDIEKFIRAFVPREDAVRVKPDPAHLFQALDRLGADPANSLMVGDHPMDVITAKNGGALAAAVTSGRIGPEGFAELEPDFLAPDVGQLMTLLEEAGRL; encoded by the coding sequence TTGAAGAAACTGGACGCCATCATATTCGACTTCGACGGAACCCTGGCCGACGTGCCCCTGGACTTCGACCTGATGAAAACCAGGATCGCGGCCCTGGGCGAGGTCTTTCTGGGCGAGCGCCCCGTGCCCGGCACCACCCCGGCCCTGGAGTGGCTCGAGGAGCTGGTGCAGCAGGCCATGGAGTGGGACGAGGACGAGGGCAAGGAGTTCCGCTCGCGGGGCCAACTGGTGATCACGGCCATGGAGCTGGACGCGGCCCGGGAAGGCAGGCTGTTCGAGTTCACCCGGCCCGCCCTGGAACTGCTGCGGGAGCGCGGCGTGGCGGCCGGAGTAATTACCCGCAACATCACCCCGGCGGTGAAGACCGTATTTCCCGACATAGAGAAATTCATCCGGGCCTTTGTGCCGAGAGAGGACGCCGTGCGCGTCAAGCCCGACCCGGCCCATCTCTTCCAGGCCCTGGACAGGCTGGGCGCGGACCCGGCCAACTCGCTCATGGTGGGCGACCACCCCATGGACGTGATAACGGCCAAAAACGGAGGCGCACTGGCCGCCGCCGTGACCAGCGGCAGGATCGGGCCGGAGGGATTCGCCGAGCTCGAACCCGATTTTCTGGCTCCGGACGTGGGACAACTCATGACGCTGCTGGAGGAAGCAGGCAGGCTCTAG
- a CDS encoding HD-GYP domain-containing protein, with amino-acid sequence MGKIYEKAMTEEEIREALKDDPVLAEEPGPTAPATIQEELERADKLYGEAVNYAKSFMDNVREGKPFDFQDATPLVNDLIDSVFRNDSATAAISKLKAFDEYTYTHCINVSVLAVILGKRLGYSREKLEMVGMAGMFHDVGKAIIPPHILNKPGALTDKEMDVMRTHPVHGYKLLKEQPDIPEEIIRGAMEHHEKHDGSGYPRGLKGEQISEIARLLAVVDVYDALTSKRVYKDPLPPGKVLAMMYKWRVTDFYPDIVEQFIKSLGVYPVGSFVRLSTGEHGVVTDHSPEHPLNPVVRICYDERMRPELKRDVNLAEDPDLRITDVINPDEHGVDIFKLIQ; translated from the coding sequence ATGGGGAAAATTTATGAAAAGGCCATGACCGAGGAGGAGATCCGGGAAGCCCTCAAGGACGATCCCGTCCTGGCTGAGGAGCCCGGTCCCACGGCTCCAGCCACTATCCAAGAAGAGCTTGAGCGGGCGGACAAACTCTACGGCGAAGCCGTGAACTACGCCAAATCCTTCATGGACAACGTCCGGGAAGGCAAACCATTCGACTTTCAGGACGCCACCCCCCTGGTCAACGACCTCATCGATTCCGTCTTCCGCAACGACTCGGCCACGGCAGCCATCAGCAAGCTCAAGGCCTTTGACGAATACACCTACACTCACTGCATCAATGTCTCGGTCCTGGCCGTGATCCTCGGCAAGCGGCTCGGCTATTCACGTGAGAAGCTGGAGATGGTCGGCATGGCCGGCATGTTCCACGACGTGGGCAAGGCGATCATTCCCCCACACATCCTGAACAAGCCGGGCGCGCTCACGGACAAGGAGATGGACGTCATGCGCACCCATCCCGTTCACGGCTACAAGCTGCTCAAGGAACAGCCCGACATCCCGGAGGAGATCATCCGGGGCGCCATGGAGCACCATGAGAAGCACGACGGAAGCGGCTACCCGCGCGGGCTCAAGGGCGAGCAGATCAGCGAGATCGCCCGGCTCCTGGCCGTGGTGGACGTGTACGACGCCCTGACCAGCAAACGGGTCTACAAGGACCCCCTCCCCCCCGGAAAGGTCCTGGCCATGATGTATAAATGGCGGGTCACGGATTTCTACCCGGACATCGTGGAGCAGTTCATCAAGAGCCTGGGCGTGTACCCTGTGGGCAGCTTCGTGCGTCTCTCCACGGGAGAGCACGGCGTGGTCACCGACCACTCCCCGGAACACCCGCTCAACCCGGTGGTGCGCATCTGCTACGACGAGCGCATGCGCCCGGAGCTCAAGCGGGACGTCAACCTGGCCGAAGACCCGGACCTGCGCATCACCGACGTAATCAACCCCGACGAGCACGGGGTGGACATCTTCAAACTCATCCAGTGA